One genomic window of Psychrobacillus sp. INOP01 includes the following:
- a CDS encoding carboxypeptidase M32 translates to MSVEQSFLDYVKKIGAYQEALGVLYWDMRTGAPKKGIDQRSEVVGVLATDVFNLSTSDELKGLLDQMELELDSVNEVSKRVFEEVKKEYNLSKKIPADEYKKFVVLQSKSESVWEEAKDKNDWAMFQPYLTEMVATLKKFVGYWGVTDNNPYNVLLDQYEPGMTTEILDQVFSELRERIVSLLKRISESPNKPITDFLFKSFDKQKQESFSLDILKQLGYDFDAGRLDETVHPFATGLNRGDVRITTKYDEFDFRSAVFGTIHECGHAIYEQNVAEELTGTPLAGGASMGIHESQSLFYENFVGRNPKFWEQNYEMLQSYSPEQFGEVPMEDFLRAINEVKPSLIRIEADELTYALHIMIRYEIEKGLFNGELKVEDLPEIWNSKYEEYLGVRPSTNAEGILQDVHWAGASFGYFPSYALGYIYASQFKAAMLKDIPQFDSLLEQGNLAPIKEWLTQNVHQYGALKKPLDILKAATGEGLNGKYLADYLEEKYTRIYKL, encoded by the coding sequence ATGTCAGTAGAACAAAGCTTTTTAGATTATGTTAAGAAGATTGGTGCTTATCAAGAAGCATTAGGGGTGCTTTATTGGGATATGCGCACTGGTGCACCAAAAAAAGGTATTGATCAGCGATCAGAGGTTGTTGGAGTCCTTGCGACGGATGTATTTAACTTATCGACTTCAGACGAACTTAAAGGGTTACTTGACCAGATGGAATTGGAGCTGGATTCAGTAAATGAAGTAAGTAAACGTGTTTTTGAAGAAGTAAAAAAGGAATATAATCTAAGTAAGAAAATTCCTGCAGATGAATATAAGAAATTTGTCGTGCTTCAATCTAAATCAGAATCTGTTTGGGAAGAAGCAAAGGATAAAAATGATTGGGCTATGTTCCAACCGTACTTAACAGAAATGGTAGCTACTTTAAAGAAATTTGTGGGGTACTGGGGAGTAACAGATAATAATCCTTATAATGTATTATTAGATCAATATGAGCCTGGTATGACGACCGAAATTTTAGATCAAGTATTTAGTGAATTAAGAGAGAGAATCGTTTCATTATTAAAGCGTATTTCCGAATCTCCTAACAAGCCAATTACTGATTTCTTATTCAAATCTTTCGACAAACAAAAACAAGAGTCATTTAGTTTAGATATACTCAAACAACTTGGTTATGATTTTGATGCTGGAAGATTAGATGAAACAGTTCATCCATTTGCTACTGGCTTAAACAGAGGAGACGTACGAATTACGACTAAATATGATGAATTCGATTTCCGTTCTGCTGTATTTGGTACAATTCATGAATGCGGTCATGCAATATATGAGCAAAATGTTGCAGAGGAGTTAACTGGAACACCATTAGCGGGTGGAGCTTCAATGGGAATTCATGAATCTCAATCATTATTTTATGAAAATTTTGTTGGACGTAATCCAAAGTTCTGGGAACAAAACTACGAAATGCTTCAAAGCTATTCTCCTGAACAATTTGGGGAAGTTCCGATGGAAGATTTTCTTCGGGCGATTAATGAAGTAAAACCTTCCTTAATTCGTATTGAGGCTGATGAGCTGACTTATGCGCTTCACATCATGATTCGTTATGAAATTGAAAAAGGTTTGTTTAATGGAGAATTAAAAGTAGAGGATCTACCAGAGATTTGGAATTCTAAGTATGAAGAATACTTGGGTGTTAGACCATCTACAAATGCAGAAGGTATTTTACAGGATGTCCACTGGGCAGGTGCTAGTTTCGGTTACTTCCCATCCTATGCACTTGGCTATATATATGCATCTCAGTTTAAAGCAGCGATGTTAAAAGATATTCCGCAGTTTGATAGTTTGTTAGAACAAGGCAATTTGGCACCGATTAAGGAATGGCTTACACAAAATGTACATCAGTACGGAGCTCTAAAAAAGCCATTGGATATTCTTAAAGCAGCTACAGGTGAAGGGCTTAACGGGAAATACCTTGCTGATTATTTAGAAGAAAAGTATACAAGAATTTATAAGCTTTAA
- a CDS encoding b(o/a)3-type cytochrome-c oxidase subunit 1 — MTTIKEKAKDFTKVDRRDGKLALAHIYVAFIALFIGGLCGLLQVLVRSGKFTLPWGIGYYQILTVHGVLLGLILTTYFILGFQIAAMSRTSGTFTDKQRLLGWIGFWVMTTGTVAAATMVLLNEASVLYTFYAPLQAHWIFYVGMALVVVGSWIVGIAQIMKYNEWRKAHPGESSPLLSFMVIVNMAMWIICSLGVAVEVVFQLIPWSLGWVDKVDVLLSRTLFWYFGHPLVYFWLLPAYMVWYVVIPKIIGGKIFSDALARLSFMLFLLFSIPVGFHHQLTEPGIESFWKFLQVILTMMVVIPSLLTAFSMFATFELRGRQLGGKGLFGWVKKLPWQDARFTVPFIGMAAFIPAGAGGIINASHQMNQLIHNTIWVTGHFHLTVATTVVLTFFGASYWLLPHLTGRILTKQMNKLAIIQAIVWTVGMSIMSGAMHIVGLMGAPRRSDFSTYGGAEQATEWIPYQIAQAVGGTILFVGIILILYIVVNLLFFAPKGETEFPVGEVSENAEKTPMWLENWKIWLTICIALILFAYTVPVIDMIQNAPPGSKGYKFW, encoded by the coding sequence ATGACAACGATTAAAGAAAAAGCAAAAGATTTCACAAAAGTCGACCGTCGTGATGGTAAACTAGCCCTTGCTCATATATATGTAGCATTTATCGCTTTATTCATCGGAGGTCTTTGTGGTTTATTACAAGTTCTAGTTCGCTCTGGTAAATTTACACTCCCATGGGGAATTGGGTATTATCAAATTTTAACTGTTCATGGTGTGTTATTAGGTCTTATTTTAACAACTTATTTTATACTTGGTTTTCAAATTGCTGCTATGAGCAGAACTTCTGGAACTTTTACAGACAAACAACGTTTACTCGGTTGGATAGGTTTCTGGGTAATGACTACTGGTACGGTTGCAGCTGCAACGATGGTATTACTAAACGAAGCTTCTGTTTTGTATACATTCTATGCTCCTCTTCAAGCACATTGGATTTTTTATGTGGGAATGGCTCTGGTAGTTGTAGGATCATGGATTGTTGGTATTGCACAAATTATGAAGTATAACGAATGGCGTAAAGCTCATCCGGGTGAATCTAGTCCCCTTCTATCCTTTATGGTAATTGTCAATATGGCAATGTGGATTATTTGTTCTTTAGGGGTAGCTGTGGAAGTTGTATTCCAACTAATTCCATGGTCATTAGGCTGGGTTGATAAAGTGGATGTTTTACTTTCTCGTACTTTATTCTGGTATTTCGGTCATCCATTAGTTTACTTCTGGTTGTTACCTGCGTATATGGTTTGGTATGTCGTGATTCCAAAAATTATTGGAGGTAAAATTTTCTCTGATGCCTTAGCAAGACTTTCATTCATGTTATTTTTACTGTTCTCTATTCCAGTTGGATTTCATCACCAGTTAACAGAACCAGGGATTGAATCATTTTGGAAGTTTTTACAAGTAATATTAACAATGATGGTAGTTATTCCTTCTTTGTTAACGGCATTCTCTATGTTTGCTACATTTGAATTACGTGGTAGACAGCTTGGTGGTAAAGGGTTGTTTGGATGGGTGAAAAAACTACCTTGGCAAGATGCTAGATTTACAGTTCCATTTATCGGAATGGCCGCATTTATACCTGCTGGTGCTGGCGGTATTATTAACGCATCTCACCAGATGAATCAGTTAATTCACAACACGATTTGGGTTACTGGTCATTTCCATTTAACAGTAGCAACAACTGTTGTTTTAACATTCTTTGGTGCTTCTTACTGGTTATTACCTCACCTAACTGGTAGAATTTTAACGAAACAAATGAATAAGTTAGCTATTATTCAAGCTATTGTTTGGACGGTTGGTATGTCGATCATGTCAGGTGCAATGCATATTGTTGGATTAATGGGAGCACCTCGTCGCTCGGATTTTTCTACCTACGGTGGTGCTGAACAAGCAACGGAATGGATTCCTTACCAAATAGCACAGGCAGTAGGTGGAACAATTCTATTCGTCGGTATTATTTTAATACTTTATATTGTAGTAAATCTGTTATTTTTTGCCCCTAAAGGTGAAACAGAGTTTCCTGTTGGAGAGGTTTCAGAGAATGCAGAAAAAACTCCAATGTGGTTGGAAAATTGGAAGATTTGGCTAACAATATGTATTGCGTTAATCTTGTTTGCTTATACTGTTCCAGTTATTGATATGATTCAAAATGCTCCTCCAGGTTCAAAAGGATATAAATTCTGGTAG
- a CDS encoding cytochrome B5: MHIHKYEKWWLTFGISSLVLFLVIVGFSAFHYGSHPPTGKVYIDPERVDEIAPFNNPGVHKVEGKEWDYEVVLVASAFYYNPPEIEVPLGSTVKFISTTKDVVHGFQVAGTNINMILEPGYVSEYVTTVDKSGEFLILCNEYCGIGHSSMTSKLKVVE; encoded by the coding sequence ATGCATATTCATAAGTATGAAAAGTGGTGGCTAACTTTTGGGATTAGCTCATTGGTATTATTTTTAGTTATAGTTGGTTTTAGTGCATTTCATTATGGTTCACACCCCCCAACTGGAAAAGTTTACATCGATCCTGAGCGAGTTGATGAGATAGCACCTTTTAATAATCCAGGGGTTCATAAAGTAGAAGGTAAAGAATGGGACTATGAAGTAGTTCTAGTTGCATCTGCATTTTACTATAATCCACCTGAGATTGAGGTACCATTAGGTTCCACCGTAAAGTTCATATCAACAACTAAAGACGTTGTTCATGGATTTCAAGTTGCTGGAACAAATATTAATATGATACTAGAACCAGGTTACGTTTCGGAATATGTAACAACGGTGGACAAATCTGGCGAGTTTTTAATCTTATGTAATGAATATTGTGGCATCGGACACTCTTCTATGACGTCCAAGTTAAAGGTGGTGGAGTAA
- a CDS encoding cytochrome c oxidase subunit 2A translates to MSKKKEKDSDLKGTLYSVGFVGLFILVSWFMAFYLFIDRF, encoded by the coding sequence ATGTCGAAAAAGAAAGAAAAAGATTCAGATTTAAAAGGCACTCTTTATTCAGTTGGTTTTGTTGGCTTATTTATATTAGTTTCTTGGTTCATGGCATTTTACTTATTCATAGACAGATTTTAA
- a CDS encoding chemotaxis protein CheX has product MSASKHIQTILNGTIQSLKSVIPIAMDIKSPSLMVQPFEQKEMGVLIGIIGDIKGRIIIDSTADSFSAIGATMFGMPLEGEMLESFTGELGNMVAGNICTSVAANGVEIDITPPTVIVGTTRLYGFQHAFKLPVVIENIGEMAIILTIDE; this is encoded by the coding sequence ATGAGCGCTTCAAAACATATTCAAACAATTTTAAACGGAACAATCCAATCTTTAAAATCAGTCATACCAATTGCAATGGATATAAAATCCCCTTCCTTGATGGTTCAACCATTCGAACAAAAAGAAATGGGTGTACTAATTGGAATTATCGGTGATATTAAAGGGCGAATAATTATTGACTCCACAGCTGATTCCTTTTCTGCAATTGGAGCAACCATGTTCGGTATGCCATTAGAAGGTGAAATGCTCGAATCATTTACAGGCGAGCTTGGGAATATGGTCGCAGGGAATATTTGTACTTCCGTTGCTGCTAATGGAGTTGAAATTGATATTACTCCACCTACTGTTATTGTTGGCACTACCAGGTTATATGGATTTCAACATGCTTTTAAACTTCCTGTAGTGATTGAAAATATTGGTGAAATGGCAATTATCTTAACTATAGATGAATAA
- a CDS encoding dynamin family protein: MQNSKEIQEIKEQNALLATIFKGNNDDERYRKSKLFAGKLEKGTFTIAFAGHFSAGKSSMINALVNEQLLPTSPIPTSANIVTVQNTAENYALVHFVDQPPVRFSGEYDIQLVKKYSKDGSKVSQIEIGHAGSSLPEGITIMDTPGVDSTDDAHRISTESALHLADIVFYVMDYNHVQSELNFQFTKQLLHYNENVYLIVNQVDKHREEELPFTAYKQSVADAFNSWSVDPKGIFYTSLKNNDFIHNDFPQVQQIVTSSIENKEDYYLTLAQATLEKLIDEHLHFLEDEKAACFETFESQLSEEDWNNKEDIKEQLELAQKQVKLQDVTLWKKTFEDLRKNILENASIMTFEMREALKSYAESKQSNFKVGFLGSKKKTEEERQRRLNEIISSLDKIIATNITTHMKLLMKRMLKDVSLLTEDKANQIDAIQFSVSTDLIDNSLHEGASTSGNAILNFANRVTEEVNRYYINQTDLWKEENIHYIEENPIENEDQIESKTKDLNEKKLAIHALEEIDTRIQTFEKTVTTPSLPIRKDRDELLKNWEQERLQFESSITDYDEQDYNTEQPIVTIEQVVEAKDEEDLLSAEAVVSRAKRIGEVLAELPAFEEAAETIKRKALRVENQQFTIALFGAFSAGKSSFSNALMGANVLPVSPNPTTAAINKIHPVSENHLHNTADVVLKSEGQILEDVAYAYEQLGITIHTLEEAFEKASSVMKEKVVEEIHKSFVTAFYKGYPTFKEQLGKVLNVSGDEFGQFVADESKSCFVDFIDFYYDCELTRLGVTLVDTPGADSINARHTGVAFDYIRNADAVLFVTYFNHAFSKADREFLIQLGRVKDAFELDKMFFVVNAIDLADSDEEANLVKQYVQDELQRFGIRFPRVYGVSSLQGLKEKIGGLSLHEGMQKFEESFHHFLEKDLKQISISALEEEATRQQSKLLSLIEQTEANLARKDQRLIELRNQEQNIRKRYTNSKSTQIAKEAKQELDTLLYYVLQRVYYRFNEFFKEAYNPSLFSNNSATVALDLALKDILKMIRFDIEQEMRVSNFRILQFIQQQILQLEKEEIRVLKDWNTGFTFSPHEVMERELLDFIGPFESIAKYEHVKSYFKNSKSFFENNEKEKLRDSLSDESKVEADEYLTKEKERLGNWIEQYSDIESEALRLKLLQESITQIDAERKLLEQEETLHTWKSIYARL; encoded by the coding sequence ATGCAGAACTCAAAGGAAATACAAGAGATAAAAGAACAAAATGCATTACTAGCAACTATTTTCAAAGGAAACAATGACGACGAACGGTATCGAAAATCCAAACTGTTTGCTGGGAAATTGGAAAAAGGCACATTTACTATTGCCTTTGCAGGTCACTTTTCGGCTGGTAAATCTAGTATGATTAATGCATTGGTTAATGAACAATTGCTTCCAACTAGCCCGATTCCTACCTCAGCAAATATCGTTACAGTTCAAAATACAGCTGAAAACTATGCTCTAGTTCACTTTGTGGATCAACCACCAGTCAGATTTTCTGGGGAGTATGATATTCAACTAGTAAAAAAATATTCAAAAGATGGAAGTAAAGTTTCTCAAATTGAAATAGGACATGCTGGTTCAAGTCTCCCTGAAGGAATTACAATAATGGATACCCCTGGAGTAGACTCGACAGATGATGCACATCGTATTTCCACTGAATCTGCCTTGCATTTGGCTGATATTGTTTTTTACGTAATGGATTACAATCACGTTCAGTCAGAGTTAAACTTTCAATTTACGAAGCAATTACTTCATTATAATGAAAATGTATATTTAATCGTAAACCAAGTGGATAAGCATAGAGAAGAAGAATTGCCTTTTACAGCCTATAAACAATCGGTTGCAGATGCTTTTAATTCTTGGTCTGTTGATCCAAAAGGGATTTTTTATACTAGCTTAAAAAATAATGATTTCATACATAATGATTTTCCACAGGTTCAACAAATAGTGACTAGCTCTATTGAAAACAAAGAGGATTATTATCTTACACTAGCTCAGGCTACATTAGAAAAGTTAATAGATGAGCATTTACATTTTTTAGAGGATGAAAAAGCAGCATGTTTTGAAACCTTTGAGAGTCAGCTGAGCGAAGAGGATTGGAACAACAAAGAAGATATTAAAGAACAATTGGAACTTGCTCAGAAACAAGTAAAACTTCAAGATGTTACTCTTTGGAAAAAGACCTTTGAAGACCTTCGTAAAAACATACTAGAAAATGCTTCTATTATGACGTTTGAAATGCGCGAAGCTTTGAAGTCTTATGCGGAGAGTAAGCAATCCAATTTTAAAGTTGGTTTTTTAGGGAGTAAAAAGAAAACAGAGGAAGAGAGACAAAGAAGACTCAACGAAATTATTAGCTCGTTAGATAAAATTATTGCCACCAATATTACTACTCATATGAAATTATTGATGAAACGCATGTTAAAAGACGTTTCTTTATTAACCGAAGATAAGGCAAATCAAATCGATGCAATACAATTTAGTGTTTCTACTGATCTTATAGACAATTCTTTACACGAAGGAGCAAGTACAAGCGGTAATGCAATCCTAAACTTTGCCAATCGTGTGACAGAAGAAGTCAATCGGTATTACATAAATCAAACGGATTTATGGAAAGAAGAAAATATACATTATATAGAAGAAAACCCAATTGAAAATGAAGACCAAATAGAATCGAAAACAAAAGATCTAAACGAAAAAAAATTGGCGATACACGCATTGGAAGAAATAGATACACGAATACAAACATTTGAAAAAACAGTCACTACTCCATCTTTACCTATTAGGAAGGATCGAGATGAATTATTAAAAAATTGGGAACAAGAGCGCCTTCAATTTGAAAGCTCTATTACGGATTATGATGAACAAGATTATAATACGGAGCAGCCAATTGTAACGATAGAACAGGTAGTAGAAGCAAAAGATGAAGAAGATCTTCTTTCTGCGGAGGCTGTAGTGAGTCGTGCGAAGAGAATTGGTGAAGTATTAGCAGAATTACCAGCTTTTGAAGAGGCAGCCGAAACGATTAAAAGGAAAGCTTTACGAGTAGAGAACCAACAATTTACTATTGCATTGTTTGGTGCATTTAGTGCTGGGAAATCTAGCTTTTCGAATGCTTTAATGGGAGCAAATGTGCTACCGGTTTCACCTAACCCAACAACTGCTGCTATTAATAAGATCCATCCGGTATCCGAAAATCATCTACATAATACAGCTGATGTTGTTCTGAAATCGGAAGGACAAATTTTAGAAGATGTGGCTTATGCGTATGAACAGCTTGGAATAACTATCCATACATTAGAGGAAGCTTTTGAGAAAGCTAGTTCTGTTATGAAAGAGAAGGTAGTAGAAGAGATACATAAATCGTTTGTTACAGCCTTTTATAAAGGATATCCAACATTTAAGGAACAATTAGGAAAGGTTCTAAACGTTTCTGGAGATGAATTTGGACAATTTGTTGCAGATGAATCCAAAAGCTGCTTTGTAGATTTCATTGATTTTTATTATGATTGTGAATTAACGAGACTAGGTGTGACACTAGTAGACACTCCTGGAGCAGATTCGATTAATGCTAGGCATACGGGTGTAGCTTTTGACTATATTCGTAATGCTGATGCTGTATTGTTTGTTACTTATTTTAATCATGCGTTTTCAAAGGCAGACCGTGAGTTCCTAATACAGCTAGGGAGAGTAAAAGATGCGTTCGAGCTAGATAAAATGTTCTTCGTTGTAAATGCAATCGATTTGGCAGACTCAGATGAGGAAGCCAATTTAGTAAAGCAATATGTCCAGGATGAACTACAACGATTTGGTATCCGTTTTCCAAGAGTATATGGAGTATCTAGCTTACAAGGATTAAAAGAGAAAATCGGTGGATTATCATTGCATGAAGGTATGCAAAAATTTGAAGAATCATTTCATCATTTTCTAGAAAAGGATTTAAAGCAAATTTCTATTTCTGCTCTTGAAGAGGAAGCGACTCGTCAACAATCGAAATTACTTAGCTTAATAGAACAGACGGAGGCAAATCTTGCGAGAAAGGACCAACGATTAATCGAGCTTCGAAATCAAGAACAAAATATTCGTAAAAGGTACACAAATTCTAAGTCTACACAAATTGCAAAAGAAGCAAAACAGGAGTTAGATACACTGCTATATTACGTGTTACAACGTGTGTATTATCGTTTTAATGAGTTCTTTAAAGAAGCTTATAATCCCTCTTTATTTTCAAATAACTCTGCTACTGTTGCATTGGATCTTGCCTTAAAGGATATTCTCAAAATGATTCGTTTCGATATAGAACAAGAAATGCGCGTATCAAATTTCCGAATTCTCCAGTTTATTCAGCAGCAAATTCTTCAGTTAGAAAAAGAGGAAATACGTGTACTTAAGGATTGGAATACAGGCTTTACATTTAGTCCACATGAAGTTATGGAGAGGGAACTTTTAGATTTTATAGGACCTTTTGAAAGTATTGCTAAATATGAGCATGTAAAATCATACTTTAAAAATTCTAAAAGCTTTTTTGAAAACAATGAAAAAGAAAAACTACGCGATTCGTTATCCGATGAATCTAAAGTTGAGGCAGATGAATATTTAACGAAAGAAAAAGAACGTTTAGGAAATTGGATTGAGCAATACTCGGATATTGAATCAGAGGCTTTACGTTTGAAGCTGCTTCAAGAATCGATTACTCAAATTGATGCGGAACGAAAATTATTAGAGCAGGAAGAAACTCTTCACACGTGGAAATCAATATACGCACGACTATAA
- a CDS encoding sulfurtransferase, translating into MAKVFIELAEILEGNPRFIDARFDLSDKNAGRQMYNMEHVEGAIYWDLEEDLSDMFSDNGRHPMISKEKMTSLVQQAGLNLEDFIVIYDQGAAPFALRAYFLLEWAGFKNIYVSRSGFEELKSKLPVSKIEPVVKHTTTILKWNTSKLLTMDEVRQVVADVTKGQLIDARSNVRFKGESEPIDPIAGHIPTAINFDWEQLKEDGKFLEQKALKEKLSHLAPNNKPVIAYCGSGVTAAPLYGCLKEAGYENVQLYVGSYSDWIRENDVEK; encoded by the coding sequence ATGGCTAAAGTATTTATTGAATTAGCAGAGATTTTAGAGGGAAATCCCCGTTTTATCGATGCTCGCTTTGATTTAAGTGATAAAAACGCAGGACGTCAAATGTATAATATGGAACATGTTGAAGGAGCAATATATTGGGATTTAGAAGAAGATTTATCTGATATGTTCAGTGATAATGGTCGACACCCGATGATTTCTAAGGAAAAAATGACAAGTCTTGTTCAGCAAGCTGGTTTAAACCTAGAAGATTTTATCGTAATTTACGACCAAGGAGCTGCACCTTTTGCATTACGTGCATATTTTTTATTGGAGTGGGCAGGATTTAAAAATATATATGTATCCCGTTCTGGGTTTGAGGAATTAAAGAGTAAGCTGCCAGTTTCGAAAATCGAACCTGTCGTAAAGCACACAACAACGATACTTAAATGGAACACTAGTAAATTACTTACAATGGATGAAGTAAGACAAGTAGTTGCAGACGTAACAAAGGGTCAATTAATAGATGCAAGATCTAATGTTCGTTTTAAAGGCGAAAGTGAACCTATCGATCCAATTGCTGGTCATATTCCAACTGCTATTAACTTTGACTGGGAGCAGCTCAAAGAAGATGGGAAATTTTTAGAGCAGAAAGCGTTAAAGGAAAAATTGAGTCACTTGGCTCCAAATAACAAACCAGTTATAGCTTATTGTGGTAGTGGTGTTACAGCGGCGCCATTGTATGGATGTTTAAAAGAGGCTGGTTACGAAAATGTTCAACTATACGTAGGTAGCTACAGTGATTGGATAAGAGAGAATGATGTTGAAAAATAA
- the rlmN gene encoding 23S rRNA (adenine(2503)-C(2))-methyltransferase RlmN: MKKSIYGLTRDQLIEWLMEHGQKKFRAEQVWDWLYIKRVQSFAEMTNVNKDCLQILEENFVIQTLKESVKQESADGTIKFLFEMQDGNLIETVLMRFKYGLSVCVTTQVGCNIGCSFCASGLLKKSRDLDAGEIVEQIMKVQFHLDQIQKEERVSHIVVMGIGEPFDNYKNLMNFLRTVNDQKGLAIGARHITVSTSGLAKKIIDFAEEDIQVNLAVSLHAPNDELRSKIMVINKAFPIEKVMAAVDYYLEKKNRRITFEYILLKDVNDHVEEALQLAKLLENKRHLSYVNLIPYNPVDEHGQYQRSSEKSISAFFQTLKNKGINCGVRMEQGTDIDAACGQLRSKQIKKDKVKVNN, translated from the coding sequence ATGAAAAAATCTATATATGGTCTAACTAGAGATCAATTAATCGAATGGCTTATGGAACATGGCCAAAAGAAATTCCGTGCTGAGCAGGTTTGGGACTGGTTGTACATTAAACGTGTTCAAAGCTTTGCGGAAATGACAAATGTAAACAAAGATTGTCTTCAAATTTTAGAAGAAAACTTTGTTATACAGACGCTAAAAGAGAGTGTTAAGCAAGAATCAGCCGATGGAACAATTAAGTTTCTATTTGAAATGCAAGATGGAAACTTGATCGAAACTGTACTAATGCGCTTTAAATATGGTCTTTCTGTATGTGTTACTACTCAGGTAGGGTGTAATATCGGATGTAGCTTCTGTGCAAGTGGATTACTTAAAAAGAGCCGTGACCTTGACGCAGGAGAAATCGTGGAACAAATTATGAAGGTACAGTTCCATTTAGACCAAATTCAAAAAGAAGAACGTGTTAGCCATATCGTTGTTATGGGTATTGGGGAGCCGTTTGATAACTATAAAAACTTGATGAATTTCTTGCGTACTGTAAATGATCAAAAAGGACTTGCTATTGGCGCTCGTCATATTACCGTGTCAACAAGCGGTCTTGCAAAGAAAATAATAGATTTTGCGGAAGAGGATATCCAAGTGAATCTTGCTGTTTCCTTGCATGCTCCTAATGATGAACTTCGCTCGAAAATAATGGTTATTAATAAGGCATTCCCTATTGAAAAAGTAATGGCAGCAGTAGATTATTATTTAGAGAAGAAAAATCGTCGTATTACATTTGAATATATTCTTCTCAAAGATGTAAATGATCATGTAGAAGAAGCGCTACAATTAGCAAAACTTCTAGAAAATAAACGTCATCTTTCGTATGTGAACTTAATTCCTTACAATCCAGTAGATGAGCATGGTCAATATCAACGTAGTAGTGAAAAGTCTATTAGTGCTTTCTTCCAAACATTGAAAAACAAAGGTATCAATTGTGGTGTTCGTATGGAACAAGGTACCGATATTGATGCTGCATGTGGTCAATTGAGAAGTAAACAAATTAAAAAAGATAAAGTTAAAGTAAACAATTAA
- the ytzI gene encoding YtzI protein, with amino-acid sequence MTTVIIIGIFIFLIVLGLTIFTINKGYAFKHTIDEIPVKDDKKTHSHNG; translated from the coding sequence ATGACTACCGTAATTATCATTGGTATATTTATATTCCTAATTGTATTAGGGCTCACTATTTTCACTATCAATAAAGGATACGCATTCAAGCACACAATTGATGAAATACCTGTAAAAGACGATAAAAAAACGCATAGCCATAATGGCTAA